Below is a window of Alphaproteobacteria bacterium DNA.
ACGATCCTGCACATCGTGCGTATGCAGGACCGGCCGAAGAGTCTGACGACCATCGCCCGACTGCTGAATCGTGATGATACGCCCAACATCCAGTACGGCTTGCGCAAGCTGTCAAAGGCCGGGCTGATCGCTAAAACGCGCGATCCCGCACGCAAAACATTCCTCTATTCGGCGACCGAGCTCGGCGTGCGGGTAACGGATGCCTATGCCGAGATCCGGCGCGAGGTTCTGGTCCCGCTGACGGATGCGATCGAATCCGCCGAGGAGCGAATGCAAGGCGCGGCGGATTTCCTGCAGATCATGACCGGCCTTTATGACGCGGCCGGACGCGTGGCCGCGACCTACCAGCAGGACAGGCCCAACGCCAACTCGCGCCACGGGGCCGCGCCGGCCAGGCCGGGAGGGAGCAAGGCCAGCGGCCCGTCCAAATGACCCGCGCCACCCGCGCCACCGGCGCCTAGGCGCGGGCGCTTGGAGAGAGGCAGGCTTCCAGCGACTGCCCGATCGCGAAGACGCGGCTATCGGTGCCGGGCTGGCCAAACAGCATCAACCCTACCGGCGCTTCGTCGGGCTCGTGGCAGGGAACGCTGAGGGCCGGCACATCGAGGAAATTACCGACGGTAGTATTGCGCAGGAGCGCCAGATTGGCGCGCCTGTAAGCCTCCGAATCGGCCATATCCGCGATGGCTGGTGCCACGATTGGAACCGTCGGGAGAAGCACCCCGTCGAAGCCGGCAAGCTGATCCAGAATTGCGCCGCTCAACCTGCCGCGCCAGGCGAGCAGATCGATATAATCGGCCGCCAGCAGCGACTGGCCGCGATTGATGCGGCTGAGGACTTCCGGGTCATACATGTCCTGGCGGGTTTCGAGATACGGGCGGTGAATGGCGAAGGATTCGGCCGCCGCGATACCGTGGCGCCGCAACGGGTCGGACAGTTCGGCGAGCGCGCCGAGCCTGATCGTCGTGATCTTCGCACCAGCATTTGACAGACGCGTGAGCGCCCGTCCGAATGCATCGCTGACAACAGGTTCAATATCGTCGAAGACGAGCGTCTCGGGCACGGCAAAACGCAGGTCCTTCAGCGGCAGCGCTTCGGGTACCCGCGGGTCGCCGCCTGACAGCACTGCATCAATCAGGGCGCAGCAGGCGACGCTGGGGGCCAGGGGACCTACCGTGTCCTGACTCGGTGAGAGGGGAAAGGCGCCGGCCAGCGGTATGCGTCCCGAGGTCGGCTTGAATCCGCACAGCCCATTCAAGGCGGCCGGAATCCTGCAGGACCCGCCCGTATCCGTGCCGATCGCAGCCACACACATGCCGTCGGCGACGGAAATCGCCGCGCCCGAGGACGAACCGCCGGGGACCCGGCCGGTTCCGCGGTCGAAAACGCTTTTCGGCGTGCCGTAATGGGGATTGGTGCCGACACCGCCAAAGGCAAATTCCACCATGTTCGTCTTGCCCAGGATGACCGCCCCCGCCTGGCGCAGCCGCGCGACCACGGGGGCGTCCCATTGCGCCGGTGGCGCATCGCCGAGCACTCGTGAGCCAGCCCGCGTCACCTCGCCCGCGATGTCGAACAGGTCCTTGACCGTGATCGGCAAGCCCGACAGCGGCGGCAGGGCGCCGCCAGCCCGCCGCAGCGCGTCGCTCGCCCGCGCCTCTGCCCTGGCGCGCGCCTCAAGGACAAGGGTCATGGTCCGCGCCCCTTCGCCCGTGCGGTCGCCTATCCTCGCGAGGGAATTTTCCAGCACACCCTCGGCCCGCGCCTTGCCACTCGCAAGGCGTGCCTGAAGCTGTGTGATCGGTGTCAGGATCGGGAAATCCGCGTCGTTACCTGGGGCTGGCATGCTTGTCTCTCTGGAGGGATCGATCGCGCCGGGTCCCCGGCCCGTGAGTTCGTTGCCGGGGGAATCCGGGGCAAACTAGCGGATTTTCCATTTCTTTTCGCAGTTAAATTTTGCAATTCACGGCTTTTCCACTAAGGGAGGTGGACGGCTGTGGGCCAATACGTAGAATGCCTCAAAGCTTACGGTCGGCGAGATCATCCAAACAGGGTGGTGCGGCCCGGCCCCGAAAGGAAAGAACTCCATGAGCACCGATTTCCCGCAAACTCGCGTCGCCATCGTCTACTACAGTGACAAGGGACATACCCGTGTTCTCGCCGATTGCATCGCGCGGGGCGCGGGCCGGGTATCGGGCACGGAAGTGAGCGCCATGGACATCTACGAAGCCGACAAGAACTGGGACGTCCTGCATGAGTCTGATGCCATCGTGTTCGGGACGCCGACGTTCATCGGATCTGTCGCGGCCGAGTTCAAGGCCTTCATCGAAAAGCTGAACGGGCCCATCTGGCTTGACCGGATGTGGACGGGGAAAATCGCCGCCGGGTTCACAGTCTCGGCCGGACGCAGCGGCGACAAGCTGAACTGCCTGATGCAGCTTGTGATTTTTGCCGGGCAAATGGGCATGATCTGGGTGAACCAGCCGCTTCTGGGAGGCAATTATTCCACTGCCGGCAGCGAGGAGGATCTCAACCGGATGGCGGGATATCTTGGCGTCATGGCGCAAGCCAATATCGACGAGGACACTTCCGTGGTACCGCCGGAAAGCGACCGGCGAACGGCCGAAATTCACGGTGAGCATATTGCCGCGGTGACACGCGACCTCGTCTGGGGGCGGCAGCTTGCGGGCCAGTCCGGCCTGGCGGGACCGAAATTCGGCCGCACGGGCTTGCTCGACGCGCCAGCGACGACCTGACGGCCGGCACCGTTTCCGCGCGGCCGATCGTGCGGTC
It encodes the following:
- a CDS encoding winged helix DNA-binding protein, with amino-acid sequence MVKAGKSIEEPILNRFWHLSQSPREMALTELEYAGMRMLEAFGRWTSQGLASGGGVDITYAEATILHIVRMQDRPKSLTTIARLLNRDDTPNIQYGLRKLSKAGLIAKTRDPARKTFLYSATELGVRVTDAYAEIRREVLVPLTDAIESAEERMQGAADFLQIMTGLYDAAGRVAATYQQDRPNANSRHGAAPARPGGSKASGPSK
- a CDS encoding amidase — protein: MPAPGNDADFPILTPITQLQARLASGKARAEGVLENSLARIGDRTGEGARTMTLVLEARARAEARASDALRRAGGALPPLSGLPITVKDLFDIAGEVTRAGSRVLGDAPPAQWDAPVVARLRQAGAVILGKTNMVEFAFGGVGTNPHYGTPKSVFDRGTGRVPGGSSSGAAISVADGMCVAAIGTDTGGSCRIPAALNGLCGFKPTSGRIPLAGAFPLSPSQDTVGPLAPSVACCALIDAVLSGGDPRVPEALPLKDLRFAVPETLVFDDIEPVVSDAFGRALTRLSNAGAKITTIRLGALAELSDPLRRHGIAAAESFAIHRPYLETRQDMYDPEVLSRINRGQSLLAADYIDLLAWRGRLSGAILDQLAGFDGVLLPTVPIVAPAIADMADSEAYRRANLALLRNTTVGNFLDVPALSVPCHEPDEAPVGLMLFGQPGTDSRVFAIGQSLEACLSPSARA
- a CDS encoding flavodoxin family protein; this encodes MSTDFPQTRVAIVYYSDKGHTRVLADCIARGAGRVSGTEVSAMDIYEADKNWDVLHESDAIVFGTPTFIGSVAAEFKAFIEKLNGPIWLDRMWTGKIAAGFTVSAGRSGDKLNCLMQLVIFAGQMGMIWVNQPLLGGNYSTAGSEEDLNRMAGYLGVMAQANIDEDTSVVPPESDRRTAEIHGEHIAAVTRDLVWGRQLAGQSGLAGPKFGRTGLLDAPATT